A single window of Metallosphaera hakonensis JCM 8857 = DSM 7519 DNA harbors:
- a CDS encoding 3-hydroxyacyl-CoA dehydrogenase/enoyl-CoA hydratase family protein has product MGHGIAELAAISGNEVWINDVSQEILQQAMEKIKWSLSKLKSSGSLREDVEQVMSRIHPEVSQPEALKDSNFVIEAVKEDLELKRTIFRNAETYASPTAVLATNTSSLPVTEIGAVLRSKERVVGMHFFNPPVLMPLVEVVKGKDSSDEVVKATVDMAKSMGKETIVVKDVPGFFVNRILLRIMEAGCYLVERGKASFQEVDSSAIEELGFPMGVFLLADYTGLDIGYSVWKAVTARGFKAFPCTSTEKLVSQGMLGVKSGAGYYQYPSPGKFARPNLPKATKKLGRYLISPAVNEVSYLIREGVIGKEEAEKGCILGLGLPKGILSYADEIGLDVIEKTLEEMKEDTGMDHFAPDPLLVSMVREGKLGRKSGGGFHAYKSEEMNFSTIVVKIEPPLGWIILNRPSRYNAINGEMIREIDNALEKLEEKDEVRVIVVTGQGRVFSAGADVTEFGSLTPVRAMMASRKFHEVFMKIQFLTKPVIAAINGLALGGGLELALSADFRIASKSAEIGQPEISLGLIPGGGGTQRLSRLSRRGLELILTGRRVKADEAQNLGIIDVVTEPEEVEAEVRRLGNAIAEKSPLAVASAKLSYRIGEETNIWAGASLESSLFGLLFSTKDFEEGVRAFLERRKPNFRGE; this is encoded by the coding sequence ATGGGGCACGGGATAGCCGAGCTAGCGGCTATCTCAGGGAACGAAGTCTGGATTAACGACGTCTCCCAGGAGATATTACAGCAAGCCATGGAAAAAATAAAGTGGAGTCTCTCCAAACTCAAGAGCTCCGGATCCCTTAGGGAGGACGTGGAGCAGGTCATGTCCAGGATTCATCCGGAGGTGAGTCAGCCGGAGGCATTGAAGGACTCGAACTTCGTAATTGAGGCAGTGAAAGAGGACCTAGAGCTCAAGAGGACCATATTCAGGAACGCTGAGACTTACGCTTCCCCAACTGCGGTACTCGCTACTAATACGAGTTCTCTTCCAGTAACTGAGATAGGGGCCGTCTTAAGATCTAAGGAGAGAGTAGTGGGAATGCACTTCTTCAATCCGCCCGTGCTGATGCCCTTAGTAGAGGTGGTGAAAGGAAAGGACAGTTCGGACGAAGTGGTCAAGGCCACCGTGGATATGGCCAAGTCCATGGGTAAGGAAACCATTGTGGTAAAGGACGTTCCTGGTTTCTTCGTTAACAGGATTTTACTGAGAATAATGGAGGCAGGATGTTACCTTGTGGAAAGAGGTAAGGCAAGTTTTCAAGAAGTGGATTCCTCGGCCATAGAGGAATTGGGCTTCCCCATGGGCGTCTTCCTCCTAGCTGACTACACTGGACTAGATATTGGATACAGCGTTTGGAAAGCAGTTACGGCAAGGGGTTTCAAGGCATTTCCATGCACCTCGACCGAGAAACTGGTCTCTCAGGGAATGCTTGGTGTGAAATCTGGGGCTGGGTATTATCAGTATCCTTCGCCTGGAAAATTCGCTAGACCTAACCTTCCCAAAGCGACCAAGAAACTGGGAAGGTACCTAATTTCTCCGGCAGTGAATGAGGTAAGTTATCTAATCAGGGAAGGAGTTATAGGAAAAGAAGAAGCGGAGAAGGGTTGCATCCTAGGTCTTGGTCTACCGAAGGGGATCCTAAGTTACGCTGACGAGATAGGTCTCGATGTAATTGAGAAAACGCTGGAGGAAATGAAAGAAGATACGGGGATGGACCACTTCGCTCCTGACCCACTCCTGGTATCAATGGTAAGGGAGGGTAAACTGGGTAGGAAAAGCGGAGGAGGATTCCACGCATACAAGAGCGAGGAAATGAACTTTTCAACAATAGTGGTCAAGATAGAGCCTCCCTTAGGATGGATAATCTTGAACAGACCATCCAGGTATAATGCCATAAACGGCGAAATGATAAGGGAGATAGATAATGCCCTGGAGAAATTAGAGGAGAAAGATGAGGTAAGGGTAATAGTTGTCACTGGTCAGGGGAGAGTTTTCAGTGCTGGGGCGGACGTAACTGAGTTCGGCTCCCTCACCCCCGTGAGGGCCATGATGGCATCTAGAAAGTTCCATGAGGTGTTCATGAAAATACAGTTCTTAACAAAGCCGGTCATAGCAGCAATAAACGGATTGGCTCTCGGGGGAGGTCTAGAGCTGGCGCTCTCCGCTGACTTCAGAATAGCCTCGAAGAGCGCAGAGATAGGTCAACCTGAGATCAGTCTAGGTCTTATACCTGGTGGTGGGGGTACCCAGAGACTCTCCAGGTTATCAAGGAGAGGGCTAGAGTTGATCTTAACAGGAAGGAGAGTTAAAGCTGATGAGGCCCAGAACTTGGGGATAATTGATGTAGTCACCGAGCCAGAGGAAGTTGAGGCTGAAGTTAGGAGACTAGGGAACGCCATAGCAGAGAAGTCACCGCTAGCTGTCGCCTCTGCAAAGCTGTCCTACAGAATAGGCGAGGAGACCAATATATGGGCTGGAGCTTCCCTAGAATCGAGTCTCTTTGGACTCCTATTTAGTACCAAGGACTTCGAAGAGGGGGTCAGGGCATTCCTTGAAAGGAGGAAGCCCAATTTCAGGGGAGAATAA
- a CDS encoding acyl-CoA dehydrogenase family protein, which yields MFPFESLQDFEIKVTEDHELFRRTVREFAEKELLPNVQKIERNNEIPEEIYQRAREMGLMGVGIPEAYGGQGGDMMMTTIANEELSRVSPAFMVRIGANHLFTTPVLIFGTEEQKRKYIPPVAKGEVFAAHANTEPGAGSDVAGIKTTARRENGKWVINGRKYFITGSDKASFLVVSARTSPPPSRHERWKGLTFFIVERDWPGVKIGSKINVMGLRGEQPNEVILDNVEVPEENVLGKIDEGFKVAVTTYDRGRVGVAAQAVGIAQGAFERAFNYSLQRQAFERPLISFEGVAFKLSDMLAHLESARLLTYWAATLSEKNNNLAVTAASLAKMIATEVAEQVSSLAIKIHGGAGVEVQTGVERYLRDAMITTIYEGANDIQRLMVIRDLVRKLIGKNVELA from the coding sequence TTGTTTCCGTTCGAAAGTTTGCAGGATTTCGAAATAAAGGTAACGGAGGATCATGAGCTTTTCAGGAGGACGGTAAGGGAGTTTGCGGAAAAGGAACTCCTCCCTAACGTACAAAAAATAGAGAGAAATAACGAGATCCCTGAGGAGATATATCAGAGGGCTAGGGAGATGGGCCTAATGGGTGTAGGTATACCCGAAGCCTATGGTGGTCAGGGTGGAGACATGATGATGACGACCATAGCCAACGAGGAGCTCTCCAGGGTATCCCCAGCTTTCATGGTAAGAATCGGCGCGAATCATCTATTTACCACACCGGTTCTAATTTTCGGCACAGAGGAACAGAAGAGGAAGTATATTCCACCAGTTGCTAAGGGCGAAGTATTTGCGGCTCATGCCAACACGGAACCTGGAGCTGGGAGCGATGTTGCGGGGATAAAGACCACGGCGAGAAGGGAAAACGGTAAATGGGTTATCAATGGGAGGAAGTACTTCATAACTGGCTCAGATAAGGCATCATTCCTCGTGGTCTCTGCTAGAACCAGTCCACCTCCCAGTAGACATGAGAGGTGGAAAGGGCTTACATTCTTCATAGTGGAGAGGGACTGGCCTGGAGTCAAGATCGGCTCCAAGATTAATGTAATGGGGTTGAGAGGGGAACAACCCAATGAAGTAATCCTGGATAACGTTGAGGTTCCAGAGGAGAACGTTCTAGGAAAGATCGATGAGGGATTCAAGGTCGCAGTTACCACGTATGACAGGGGAAGGGTAGGGGTTGCTGCTCAAGCGGTGGGAATAGCTCAGGGTGCATTTGAGAGAGCTTTCAACTATTCTCTGCAAAGGCAGGCCTTTGAGAGACCGCTTATCTCATTTGAAGGAGTGGCCTTCAAGCTCTCCGACATGTTGGCTCACCTCGAGTCAGCTAGGCTCTTGACGTATTGGGCTGCCACCTTATCGGAGAAAAACAACAATCTGGCAGTTACTGCTGCGTCTTTGGCCAAGATGATTGCAACCGAGGTCGCGGAACAAGTGTCTTCCCTTGCCATAAAGATACACGGTGGGGCCGGTGTCGAAGTTCAGACTGGAGTTGAACGTTACCTTAGGGACGCTATGATAACGACCATATACGAGGGAGCAAACGATATCCAAAGGCTCATGGTGATCAGGGATTTAGTACGGAAACTTATTGGGAAAAACGTGGAGTTGGCCTGA
- a CDS encoding long-chain-fatty-acid--CoA ligase: MGYYNYNLTVDKLLDYGATVYPNREIVYKDRRRYTFSLFRERVESLSSSLEKIGVKPGDKVAVVDWDTDVYMSAYYAVPSIGAVLHTVNVRYPPEVMLKTVLHAEDKWVIIRDEFVPLLEKGKNFLNGIKGVITYSDEKEKVKTSFPTYDFWELQESGEKLPPHEIKEDMQATVFYTSGTTGDPKGVWFTHRDLVLHSMSVALTTSKPPLRSSQDDTFMILVPMFHVHQWGFPYVTMLVGSNYVLPGRYDPAMEIELMRKEHVTFSAMVPTILFMILSHPNAMKYSDVFKGWKVMIGGAALPTGLAYSARKMGINIAVGYGMSETAPVLTVAYYNSLVEGLSEDEKFVQQIKTGIPIPLAQVRVVDENGRDVPRDEKTVGEIVARSPWLTRSYYKDPERTERLWKDSWLHTGDLAVVDKYGYIRIVDRDKDAIKSGGEFIPSLILEDVISTHPKVGEIAIVGVKDEKWGERPVAFIVPKGEVKEDEIREFLMKKVEEGKLQKWWIPDKFVFVKELPRTSTNKIDKKILRSMA, encoded by the coding sequence ATGGGATACTATAACTACAATTTAACGGTAGATAAGCTGTTGGATTACGGGGCTACAGTTTACCCAAATAGGGAGATCGTGTACAAGGACAGGAGAAGATATACCTTCTCCCTCTTCAGGGAAAGAGTTGAGTCCTTGTCCTCTTCTCTCGAGAAAATCGGGGTGAAGCCAGGTGACAAAGTTGCAGTTGTAGACTGGGACACAGACGTCTACATGTCTGCTTACTACGCTGTGCCATCAATTGGGGCTGTTCTCCACACGGTTAACGTTAGGTATCCTCCTGAGGTCATGCTCAAAACTGTACTTCACGCAGAGGATAAATGGGTAATAATTAGGGATGAGTTCGTTCCCCTTCTAGAAAAGGGGAAAAACTTCCTCAACGGAATAAAGGGAGTTATAACCTATAGTGACGAGAAAGAGAAAGTAAAGACCAGTTTCCCTACATACGATTTCTGGGAATTGCAGGAAAGCGGGGAAAAACTACCACCACATGAGATTAAGGAGGACATGCAGGCTACGGTGTTCTATACATCCGGGACCACAGGCGATCCCAAGGGCGTTTGGTTCACGCATAGGGATCTGGTCCTTCACTCAATGAGCGTTGCATTAACTACTTCCAAGCCTCCACTTCGATCCTCTCAGGACGACACTTTCATGATCCTTGTTCCCATGTTCCACGTGCATCAGTGGGGTTTCCCCTACGTGACCATGCTAGTGGGGTCAAACTACGTTCTACCGGGAAGATACGACCCGGCTATGGAGATAGAGCTGATGAGAAAGGAACACGTGACGTTTTCGGCTATGGTACCCACGATCCTGTTCATGATATTATCTCATCCCAACGCCATGAAGTATAGCGACGTCTTCAAGGGGTGGAAAGTGATGATTGGAGGAGCTGCTCTACCCACAGGTTTGGCTTACTCAGCTAGAAAAATGGGAATTAATATCGCTGTGGGATACGGAATGTCCGAGACCGCTCCCGTTCTCACCGTGGCATACTACAACTCTCTGGTCGAGGGGCTCTCGGAAGACGAGAAGTTCGTCCAGCAGATAAAGACCGGCATACCCATTCCATTGGCTCAAGTGAGGGTCGTCGACGAGAATGGACGCGATGTGCCCAGGGACGAGAAAACTGTGGGCGAGATTGTGGCTAGGTCTCCCTGGTTAACACGTTCTTACTATAAGGACCCAGAGAGGACCGAGAGATTGTGGAAGGACTCATGGCTCCACACGGGCGATCTTGCGGTTGTGGACAAGTACGGATATATAAGGATAGTGGACAGGGATAAGGATGCTATCAAGAGTGGTGGAGAATTTATACCCTCCCTGATTCTTGAGGACGTAATCTCAACTCATCCAAAGGTAGGAGAGATAGCCATAGTGGGGGTAAAGGACGAGAAGTGGGGCGAGAGGCCTGTAGCGTTCATAGTTCCCAAGGGAGAGGTTAAGGAGGACGAGATAAGAGAGTTCCTTATGAAGAAGGTAGAGGAAGGTAAGTTGCAGAAGTGGTGGATACCAGATAAGTTCGTATTCGTTAAGGAACTACCTAGAACCTCTACGAACAAGATAGATAAAAAAATCCTAAGATCAATGGCCTAA
- a CDS encoding TldD/PmbA family protein, giving the protein MLSLNAYAIQEISTQSLIIKVVESRVETIQRLNDTYYNVLLRKGRKFTVTKVSSLDKVSLDKSLDSLPESRIVPSVMERSGKFSFSKVDGGVVNLLDDSSMLLPLLNSKFPLYGTVTATHITKRLTTALGFEGEESRTWFQCYFRAKNDRFSGQWAFASSSYDERKVKESILRAEEYASITGESELTDGNYDVVLSPLVMGNLMASVAYSASGYSIVTGNSFLSNKKPGDQVAGENFTLVDNPKGEELNSWEFDDEAVPTRKTPIVEKGIYSSPLLNIELGQILGMETTGNAGWVYPRPWTLEVSPGKLSETSLMDGNVILFNNNWYTRFQNRAEGQFSTVGRDAVVVIKNGKPVGVAGRVRIADKLGRIISNIQELSKERYAVAWWDAPLPGVYPFALVKDVHLSKA; this is encoded by the coding sequence ATGTTGAGTCTAAACGCCTACGCGATCCAAGAAATCTCAACCCAGAGCTTAATCATTAAAGTCGTAGAGAGTAGAGTCGAGACAATTCAGAGATTGAACGACACTTACTATAACGTGCTCCTAAGGAAAGGGAGGAAATTCACTGTAACCAAAGTGAGTTCCCTGGACAAGGTGTCCCTTGACAAGTCGTTGGACTCACTCCCAGAATCGAGGATAGTGCCTTCAGTAATGGAGAGAAGCGGTAAGTTTTCGTTCAGTAAAGTAGATGGAGGGGTTGTGAACCTCTTAGATGATTCCTCTATGTTGCTTCCACTCCTCAACTCCAAGTTTCCACTTTATGGCACCGTCACCGCAACGCATATCACGAAAAGGCTAACCACTGCTCTGGGTTTTGAAGGAGAGGAGAGTCGAACGTGGTTCCAATGTTACTTTAGGGCTAAAAACGATAGGTTTAGCGGTCAATGGGCTTTCGCCTCTTCCTCATATGACGAAAGGAAGGTCAAGGAGAGTATTTTGCGTGCTGAGGAGTACGCGTCCATAACTGGTGAGTCCGAGCTAACAGACGGAAATTACGATGTGGTTCTCTCTCCCTTGGTAATGGGGAACTTAATGGCAAGCGTAGCTTACTCAGCGTCAGGTTATAGTATTGTAACAGGTAACAGCTTCCTCTCCAACAAGAAGCCAGGCGATCAAGTGGCAGGCGAGAACTTTACCCTAGTTGATAACCCCAAGGGAGAGGAACTGAACTCATGGGAGTTCGATGACGAGGCAGTGCCCACAAGGAAAACTCCAATCGTGGAAAAGGGAATTTACTCCAGTCCTCTTCTTAACATAGAACTAGGGCAAATCCTCGGCATGGAGACAACGGGAAATGCAGGATGGGTCTATCCTAGACCGTGGACGTTGGAGGTCTCCCCAGGAAAGCTCTCGGAGACATCCCTCATGGACGGTAACGTTATCCTTTTCAACAACAATTGGTATACAAGGTTTCAGAATCGTGCTGAGGGTCAATTCTCCACCGTGGGGAGAGACGCAGTAGTAGTGATTAAAAACGGTAAACCTGTTGGGGTGGCAGGAAGGGTTAGAATAGCTGATAAATTAGGTAGAATTATCTCTAACATCCAAGAACTATCTAAGGAGAGATATGCGGTGGCCTGGTGGGACGCCCCTCTACCGGGAGTGTATCCGTTCGCCCTCGTCAAGGACGTCCATCTATCCAAAGCTTAG
- a CDS encoding TldD/PmbA family protein: protein MGAKEDELEGIAKKFPFKYVEIRHHQIASRVISLMNGELLGVYDEVEGGYSVRYFNNALFFVSSPFPDNLKPEPERVEGWSSEILDLEPANGAYESEEKIPISSMSLEEKIDILKDISREVLSQPIQSKLHNFVLTYSESVEEKEIYINGSRIVGRVPRILISYNMVISGNGRSITAWHELGESGGLEKFKELRVREHLVERVKSLDQILQRGKGITPRKTDVVLSPVLSGIMAHESVGHPFEADRVLGREFAQAGTSYLASLKTNRIGSPTVNVADDPTIQSSTGYYLIDDEGVKARRKLLIREGEINELLHNRFTSKRSNVPDNGSARASGYDREPLIRMSNTFFVPGDMNFRELLEDVKSGVFFKTYMEWNIDDMRLGQRYIGLEAYEIKNGEIGEPVLFPVLEGRTTDFLSAIDAVDDSLEFFPGTCGKGDPDQGIPVSMGGPNMRLRNVMVKVI from the coding sequence ATGGGTGCAAAAGAAGACGAGCTAGAAGGCATAGCTAAGAAGTTTCCTTTTAAGTACGTTGAGATAAGGCATCATCAAATAGCGTCTAGGGTAATATCACTAATGAACGGGGAACTGCTTGGAGTATATGACGAGGTAGAAGGGGGGTACTCAGTTAGATATTTCAATAACGCGCTTTTCTTTGTCTCCTCACCATTTCCAGATAATTTAAAACCAGAACCTGAGCGAGTGGAAGGTTGGTCCTCTGAAATTCTAGATTTGGAACCTGCGAATGGGGCTTATGAAAGTGAAGAGAAGATTCCCATCAGTTCCATGAGCTTAGAGGAGAAAATTGACATTTTAAAGGACATATCAAGGGAGGTTCTCTCTCAGCCAATCCAATCTAAGCTTCACAATTTCGTTCTAACCTACTCCGAATCCGTTGAGGAAAAAGAGATCTACATTAACGGATCCAGGATAGTTGGGAGAGTGCCCAGGATACTGATCTCCTATAACATGGTGATTTCCGGTAATGGGAGGTCCATAACCGCGTGGCATGAGTTGGGGGAGAGCGGTGGATTGGAAAAGTTCAAGGAATTACGGGTTAGAGAACACTTAGTTGAGAGAGTTAAGTCCCTTGATCAGATTCTACAAAGGGGAAAGGGAATTACGCCTAGAAAGACTGACGTTGTACTGAGCCCGGTTCTTAGCGGAATCATGGCCCACGAATCGGTGGGTCATCCCTTTGAGGCTGACAGGGTATTGGGAAGGGAATTCGCCCAGGCTGGGACGAGCTACTTAGCTTCACTGAAGACGAACAGGATAGGTAGTCCAACTGTCAACGTTGCAGACGACCCTACCATTCAAAGTAGCACTGGGTATTATCTAATTGACGATGAGGGGGTTAAAGCCAGAAGGAAGCTCCTCATAAGGGAGGGCGAGATCAACGAATTGTTACACAATAGGTTCACCTCGAAAAGAAGTAACGTGCCGGATAACGGTTCTGCGAGGGCATCTGGTTACGATAGGGAACCCCTGATCAGAATGTCTAATACGTTCTTTGTTCCAGGAGATATGAACTTCAGGGAACTTTTAGAGGACGTCAAGAGCGGAGTGTTTTTCAAGACCTACATGGAGTGGAACATAGACGACATGAGACTGGGGCAGAGATACATTGGATTGGAGGCGTACGAAATCAAGAACGGCGAAATAGGGGAACCCGTGCTGTTCCCAGTTCTCGAGGGAAGAACCACTGATTTCCTCTCAGCGATAGATGCGGTAGACGACTCCCTTGAGTTCTTTCCCGGTACATGCGGGAAGGGGGATCCAGATCAGGGCATTCCGGTCTCAATGGGTGGGCCCAACATGAGATTAAGGAACGTTATGGTTAAGGTGATCTAA
- a CDS encoding aldehyde dehydrogenase family protein — MPFVNEKTFQRYLQEGREDDFHKLVDEGLKRVEEQLGQEYPILLSDKEIKTTSKLVVKTPIDTSLTLGVFQRDNGDNLRNAIKIAKEAHQEWKDSDWRDRVELTVKAANELRRMKYELAATITFENGKNRFEAVAEVDETIDYFNYYAQLLEDNRGYIKEMEGRIIKGEKGISVMRPYGAWLIISPFNFPLAITATMTLGALITGNTAVVKPSSDTPLSAYKLVTTLRRVGFPVDTVSYVTSPGEVVSKVMMESLDIAGFAFTGSRDVGHNLLKEFVSLKPRPAVLELGGKNATVVTSKADLRKAVEGTFRGAFGFGGQKCSATSRVFVESQVYPEFLNRFKARVETTVIGDPRSKNTFLGPLINKGAVDKFRRFVDQALSEGGRIITGGRVREDSKSYLVEPTTVVDLPYTSSLWRTELFVPIVLIKEVQNLKEAIKLVNDVDYGLTAGIFSNDEEEVEYFFRNVEAGTVYANRESGSTTGAMPGVQPFGGWKDSGWTGRNAGGPYYLLSFMREQARTTYD, encoded by the coding sequence ATGCCTTTCGTTAACGAGAAAACTTTTCAGCGTTATCTTCAGGAGGGAAGAGAGGACGACTTCCACAAACTAGTGGATGAAGGTCTTAAGAGAGTAGAAGAGCAGTTAGGCCAGGAGTACCCCATACTTCTCTCAGATAAAGAGATCAAGACTACCTCCAAGCTGGTCGTGAAAACTCCCATAGACACATCATTAACATTGGGTGTTTTTCAGAGGGACAACGGCGACAATCTAAGAAATGCCATAAAGATAGCTAAGGAAGCTCACCAAGAATGGAAGGATTCCGATTGGAGAGATAGAGTCGAACTTACTGTGAAAGCCGCTAACGAGTTAAGAAGGATGAAGTACGAACTGGCGGCCACAATTACCTTCGAAAACGGAAAGAACAGGTTTGAGGCTGTTGCTGAGGTTGATGAGACCATCGATTACTTCAACTATTACGCTCAGCTCCTGGAAGACAATCGCGGTTATATCAAGGAGATGGAGGGGAGGATCATCAAGGGAGAAAAGGGAATTTCAGTCATGAGGCCCTACGGAGCCTGGTTAATAATATCCCCTTTCAACTTTCCCTTGGCGATTACAGCTACCATGACGTTAGGAGCTCTCATCACGGGCAACACTGCCGTGGTGAAGCCCTCCTCTGACACTCCCCTCTCTGCATATAAGCTGGTTACAACCCTAAGAAGGGTAGGCTTTCCAGTAGATACCGTTAGCTACGTCACGTCGCCTGGAGAGGTAGTCTCAAAGGTTATGATGGAGTCCCTGGACATTGCAGGTTTCGCGTTCACCGGTTCCAGAGATGTAGGTCATAATTTGCTGAAGGAATTCGTCAGCCTAAAACCTAGACCTGCAGTCCTGGAATTAGGCGGAAAGAACGCTACCGTAGTAACCTCTAAGGCCGACTTAAGGAAAGCCGTTGAGGGAACCTTCAGAGGTGCTTTCGGATTCGGTGGTCAGAAGTGCAGTGCTACCTCAAGAGTGTTCGTGGAGAGCCAGGTTTATCCTGAGTTCCTGAACAGATTCAAGGCTCGGGTAGAGACGACGGTCATCGGAGACCCCAGGAGTAAGAATACCTTCTTAGGCCCGTTAATAAATAAGGGTGCTGTGGATAAGTTCAGAAGATTCGTGGATCAAGCCTTAAGCGAGGGAGGCAGGATCATCACAGGTGGAAGAGTTAGGGAAGACTCGAAGTCCTATCTTGTGGAACCCACCACAGTGGTGGATTTGCCTTACACCAGCTCCCTATGGAGGACCGAACTCTTTGTCCCCATAGTTCTTATCAAGGAAGTCCAAAACCTTAAGGAGGCAATCAAGCTAGTAAATGACGTGGATTACGGTTTAACCGCAGGAATATTCTCCAACGATGAAGAGGAAGTAGAGTACTTCTTCAGGAACGTTGAGGCTGGAACGGTATATGCTAACAGGGAGTCAGGATCTACTACTGGTGCAATGCCTGGAGTTCAACCCTTTGGAGGATGGAAGGATTCAGGATGGACGGGAAGGAACGCCGGAGGTCCCTATTATCTCCTTTCCTTCATGAGGGAACAGGCAAGAACCACTTACGACTGA
- a CDS encoding MBL fold metallo-hydrolase: MNLKVFVIGPLNTNCYVLWDKGEAVVIDPGGDPRSVIEFLREGNLKLKYIISTHGHFDHVLGVKALKAVGGKFLLNHDDVDLMPLYFDWRELPPNPDDELRDGDQLGFGDKYVIVIHTPGHTLGSTSLMLDKALFTGDTLFKGSVGRYDLGGDKEKLVNTLDLIKNMKVDEIYPGHGENTKLEDEIKSNPFLNGVLTPDDW; this comes from the coding sequence ATGAACTTAAAGGTCTTCGTGATTGGCCCCTTGAACACCAACTGTTACGTTCTCTGGGATAAGGGAGAGGCAGTTGTCATAGACCCAGGCGGAGATCCGAGATCTGTTATAGAATTCTTAAGGGAAGGAAATTTGAAACTCAAGTACATTATATCCACCCATGGGCACTTTGATCATGTTTTAGGAGTGAAGGCCTTAAAGGCAGTTGGAGGAAAGTTCCTCCTAAACCATGATGATGTGGACCTTATGCCCCTGTATTTTGACTGGAGAGAGTTACCACCAAATCCAGATGATGAACTACGAGATGGGGATCAACTGGGATTCGGTGATAAGTACGTGATTGTAATTCACACGCCAGGGCATACTTTGGGTAGCACTTCTCTTATGCTGGACAAAGCACTATTCACTGGAGATACCCTCTTCAAGGGAAGCGTTGGAAGATATGACTTGGGAGGAGATAAGGAAAAACTAGTGAACACTCTGGATCTCATCAAGAACATGAAAGTGGATGAAATTTACCCTGGACACGGGGAGAATACCAAGCTGGAAGATGAGATAAAATCAAATCCATTTCTAAATGGGGTTCTCACCCCTGACGATTGGTGA
- a CDS encoding DsrE family protein — MTDMYSFMMISGEQEKMMMGVITAIGYASSGNKIYMFFTMDALKALTPESEKIVLNGTKNLKYYIDNLVDLAGEDLEITACEFGMRVKGIHEDQFIYKVKVGGVSEFALMSSQSKATLIF; from the coding sequence ATGACTGACATGTACTCTTTCATGATGATATCTGGAGAACAGGAGAAGATGATGATGGGGGTAATAACGGCAATTGGGTATGCCTCAAGCGGTAACAAAATTTACATGTTCTTTACCATGGATGCGCTGAAGGCCCTAACACCGGAGTCGGAAAAGATCGTACTAAACGGTACCAAGAACCTTAAGTATTACATTGACAACCTTGTTGATCTAGCCGGAGAGGATTTGGAGATCACCGCATGCGAGTTTGGGATGAGGGTGAAGGGGATTCACGAAGATCAGTTCATCTATAAGGTCAAGGTTGGTGGAGTCTCAGAGTTCGCCCTCATGAGTTCTCAATCCAAGGCAACGCTTATTTTTTAA